The segment GAACGGAAAAATGGATCAAAGCGGTAAAGAGAACGAATCGTCCGAAATTCGTTTTTCGTCCGTCCCGAAGAAATTGCCAGACGGAGAAATGGTCTTCCGCGCGCGGCGTATACTTCGGCTCGCTCATACGGGAGAGATAGTAGGCCGAGATCAGCCGCGCCGTTAATGCAATCAGGAAGAGGAGACCGAAACCGAAGCCGACCCGTCCCAGACCTTCCGCCCGGTGAAGAAGGAGTCCCGCAAAACAGAGGGAGGCGAAGGCGGCGATGCTCATGACCCCGTTCCTTCTCCCGAAATACCGGCCGCGCCGATTCGAGTGGACAAGATCCCCCATTAGGCTGTGCCAGGCCGGATTCGCAAAACTGCCCAGAACCGAGTAGAGGATGACCGAAGCGATCAACCAGGAGACGGCGCGTCTTTCGGAAAAAAGCGGCGTCGAGAGGATAAAGAGCCATGCCAGGGCCTGCCCGATCACGCCATAGAGGATGATCTTCTTGCGGCTTTTGAGATAATTGAGGAGTCGTACGGAGAGAAATTGGAAAAACGCGCCGACCAGTTGAGGAAGGGCGGCGAGAAGCGCGATTTGAGGATTGCTCGCCTTGAGAAAGATCGCAAAAGCGCCGAGATAGCTCTCCCCGACTCCCGACATGACCGAAAAGAAGAAACCGTCTCGAACGGCGAATTGAAGGCTTTTTTGGACCTGCGGTTCAGGGGAAGGTTCGTTCTCTGGGGCAACTGCCTTTTCCAAGGATCTTTCCAAATCAGACGATGCGTTGATCTATTTATACCATACGAATTGGAAAGACGAAGAGGAAAAACGAGGATAGGGATTGATTTTCTTTTTTTAGGTCGGTTCCCGGAAAGGGTCCGGATCCCTTACGGCGCGCAGCCGGGAGAGTCTCGCTTTATTCTCGGCGAGCTTGGGAAGACCGTGCTTCTCATCGATGGCGACGACCAGCTCCAAGCAGCGGATCGCCCCCTCCAGATCTCCTTGCTGTTCGGATAAAAAAGCTTGATGATAAAGGGCCGCCGCGCAGCCCATTTCATTTTTCAGCTCGGTGTAAAGGGCAAGGGCCGATTCGCTGAGACGCCGGGCTTCCTCGATCTCTCCCATCGCCCCCTTTGCCTTCGACAGCCGATGGGAGGCGTCGGCCAGAAGCGCGGGGCGTTTTAATTTTTTCGCCAACGCCATCCCTTTTTCCGCATACTCCAAGCCGCTCCGGAACTCCGACTTTCTGACCAAGACCATTGAAAAATTCCCGTAAAGAACGGAGAGGTGATCCCATTGTTCCTCCCGCTCTAAAAGGAGGACCCCCTGCTTATAAAAGTGAATCGCCTGATCGAAATTCCCTTCGTCGGCGTAAAGATTGCCGATATTGACGTAGGTGACTCCCAGGCGGGCATATGCTTCCGAGCGTCTTAATATCTCGACCGCTTTTTTATAGAAGTCGATCGCCTGTTCAATCTGACCGATGGCGCCGTAGACATTCCCGATGTTGCCGTAAAGATCGGCAAGCTGATCGGGGTCCCCCCGGATTCCTTCCAGCGCTTTTTGATAATATTGCAACGCCGTCGCGTAATCTCCGGTTGAAAATGCGCGGTTCCCGAGCTGGAGAAAGGAATTTGTGATCATCCGCGATTCAGAAACGCTTCGACCGCCTTCTTCCCCCCGGAGAGGATCGGTTTCCCGTCGCCGACCAGGACGATCTCGAATTCATAATCGAGGAGACGGCGAAGGCCCTCTTTCGCTTTGTTGACATCGGTATATTTATCAGGGGAGAGGAGCTTTAATGTTCCTTCCGGCATGCCGACGAGCGCATCCCCCAAAATAAAAATGCCGCCGTGTTTGTTGAGATAAAGGGCCGATTCCCCCGGCGATTTTCCATTCGGGATGGAGACGGCCTTCAGTCCCGCCGGCAAAAGGTCTCCATCCTTGTAGGTCTGGTCGATAGTGACCGATCCCATTTCGGGGGCGTCCGCTTCGGGGGCCCAAACTTTGGTGTTCAACAGAAGCCGGCACTCCATCGCTTCCCGGATATGATCGCGATTCGTCAAGATCACCGCCTTGGCGCCGTCGATCGAAAGGTCCTGCTTGTCGTCGATGGTCATCTGTGGCGGGTCGATGACGACGCGCTCTTTCCCCTGCCCGATCAGGTATCCGTTGAAGCTCATCCCCTTCTCTTCGGAATACCACGACCACATTTCAATGCCTGAAAAAAGTGTCTCCATCCAATTGTCTCCTCATGGTACGCGGGGTCCCCCCTATAAAAAACATCTTTTCGCGCGCAATTATATCACGGAAGAAAACGAAATTGAACTGAATCGAACAGATTCCGGAAATCAAATGACGGTGTTCGTGAGGCTTAAAAGTGAGACGGGACCGATCGGATCGATCGGTCCCGCGCCCGAAGGAACCGGGGACATATCGTGGGAAGACAAATGAAGTTTTCCTATTTGATGCTTACGCGTGACGCTTGCGGTCCCTCATCTCCCTCCTCCGCATCGAACTCGACACGGGTCCCCGTCTCCAAGTCGTTAAACGGCATCCCTGACACGGAATTTCGATGGAAATAGATATCTTCTTGTCCCTCGGCTTGGATGAATCCATAATTCCGGTCCTTGAACAACCGGACAATCACCCCCTGAAGATGGCTGCGCGCCGCGCCTTTTTGTCCGACCTGTTCCCGCTTCTCCTTGTAACGATGCAGCTCTTGCTCAACCGCGCTGAAGACTTCATTGATCACATCGCCGATCGTCTCGGCGGTTTTGTTGGCGGTGAGCGTTTTTCCAGGAACGGACAGAACAACCGTCGCCTCATCGGCTCCGTTGAGATGGTGTTGGCTTTTCCGGAGGGTGACCCGGGCATGCGTAATTTTCTGCCGCCCGGTTTTAAGGCGGTTAATATGGTCTTGAATGATATCGTTCCAATAAGGTGACGGTTTTGAATTCTGCCATTCGATTTTGATATCCATAAGCGAGCTCCCATTCTATCGTTTAACTTCATTCTATTCGATTTTAACAGGAAGCTCAATCTTTCTGGATCAATGCGGGCGGATCATTGAAGGTGTGATCTTGCAAACTCCCAGGATTGCTCAGCTTTTCCGTCGGCTCGGTTTGTCTATTGAGTCAATCTCATGCAGGTTCCGATCGGAGGAGACGAGCAAATCGAATGGGATGAAGATTCGTCCTCCTATTTTGCCCCTGCATTGAGGCGTTCTTTGGTGCAGGTTTCGCAT is part of the Candidatus Manganitrophus noduliformans genome and harbors:
- a CDS encoding MFS transporter: MEKAVAPENEPSPEPQVQKSLQFAVRDGFFFSVMSGVGESYLGAFAIFLKASNPQIALLAALPQLVGAFFQFLSVRLLNYLKSRKKIILYGVIGQALAWLFILSTPLFSERRAVSWLIASVILYSVLGSFANPAWHSLMGDLVHSNRRGRYFGRRNGVMSIAAFASLCFAGLLLHRAEGLGRVGFGFGLLFLIALTARLISAYYLSRMSEPKYTPRAEDHFSVWQFLRDGRKTNFGRFVLFTALIHFSVHVSGPFISPYLLRDLNFSYLQFMCASAATVLAQFLTLHLWGRFGDQFGNKKVLTITGVLLPILPLFWLSTTNFYLILAIQIFGGITWAGFSLSMGNFVFDAVSPAKRAQCSAIYNSANAVGIFLGALLGGNLSRWLPKQIDAGFFQLSLVSNLQLLFLLSALLRFTVSMKLLPMIREVREVRPFGAKDFFVAMAQMRPVSGFKFNLFTLGRERASTVLKEIRRPKEKEKLPVTLGDRKE
- a CDS encoding tetratricopeptide repeat protein — encoded protein: MITNSFLQLGNRAFSTGDYATALQYYQKALEGIRGDPDQLADLYGNIGNVYGAIGQIEQAIDFYKKAVEILRRSEAYARLGVTYVNIGNLYADEGNFDQAIHFYKQGVLLLEREEQWDHLSVLYGNFSMVLVRKSEFRSGLEYAEKGMALAKKLKRPALLADASHRLSKAKGAMGEIEEARRLSESALALYTELKNEMGCAAALYHQAFLSEQQGDLEGAIRCLELVVAIDEKHGLPKLAENKARLSRLRAVRDPDPFREPT
- a CDS encoding HPF/RaiA family ribosome-associated protein; translated protein: MDIKIEWQNSKPSPYWNDIIQDHINRLKTGRQKITHARVTLRKSQHHLNGADEATVVLSVPGKTLTANKTAETIGDVINEVFSAVEQELHRYKEKREQVGQKGAARSHLQGVIVRLFKDRNYGFIQAEGQEDIYFHRNSVSGMPFNDLETGTRVEFDAEEGDEGPQASRVSIK